A genome region from Roseofilum reptotaenium CS-1145 includes the following:
- the accD gene encoding acetyl-CoA carboxylase, carboxyltransferase subunit beta gives MSLFDWFANRQKNSPISPERQEREIADGLWTKCPMCGVLTYTKDLQGNQMVCLECEHHFRVDSNERIVQLIDRNTWTPLDAHLQPDDPLKFKDRKRYSDRLKEYQAKTDLNDAVQSGLGQLDGLQVALAVMDFGFMGGSMGSVVGEKITRLLEKATSERIPAIVICASGGARMQEGMLSLMQMAKISGALERHQEAGLLYIPVLTHPTTGGVIASFAMLGDLILAEPKATIGFAGRRVIEQTLREKLPDDFQTSEYLLQHGFVDLIVPRTQLKKTLAQLVRLHGGVEQVHKPIDKVQHNGDSPSYPLPDPTLNTHHLAVDN, from the coding sequence ATGTCCTTATTTGATTGGTTTGCCAACAGACAAAAAAATTCTCCCATCAGTCCAGAACGTCAGGAACGGGAAATTGCTGATGGGTTATGGACTAAATGCCCCATGTGTGGAGTTTTAACCTATACAAAAGATTTACAGGGAAATCAAATGGTGTGTTTAGAATGCGAACACCATTTTCGGGTAGATAGTAATGAACGCATTGTTCAATTGATTGATCGTAATACCTGGACTCCTTTGGATGCCCATTTGCAACCCGATGATCCCTTAAAGTTTAAAGACCGTAAGCGGTATAGCGATCGCCTCAAAGAATATCAAGCTAAAACCGATCTCAATGATGCTGTACAAAGTGGTTTAGGTCAGTTGGATGGCTTGCAAGTCGCTCTAGCCGTCATGGACTTTGGCTTTATGGGAGGCAGCATGGGGTCAGTAGTGGGAGAAAAGATTACCCGACTGCTCGAAAAAGCTACTTCAGAGCGAATCCCTGCGATCGTTATTTGTGCCTCTGGAGGCGCAAGAATGCAAGAAGGAATGCTCAGTTTAATGCAAATGGCCAAAATTTCAGGAGCCTTAGAGCGCCATCAAGAAGCTGGTTTATTATATATTCCCGTCCTCACCCATCCCACCACTGGTGGTGTAATTGCCAGTTTTGCTATGCTGGGCGATCTGATTCTGGCTGAACCAAAAGCTACCATTGGTTTTGCTGGACGACGAGTGATTGAGCAAACCCTACGGGAAAAGCTCCCAGATGATTTCCAAACCTCGGAATATTTGCTGCAACATGGCTTTGTCGATTTAATTGTTCCCCGTACCCAACTGAAGAAAACCTTAGCTCAGTTGGTGCGTCTTCATGGAGGAGTAGAACAGGTTCATAAACCGATAGATAAGGTACAACACAATGGAGATTCTCCCAGCTATCCCCTGCCCGATCCTACCCTCAACACCCATCACTTGGCCGTTGATAATTGA
- a CDS encoding PadR family transcriptional regulator produces MTFDEIYRFFQDPPPIHLNTELTVCYVLSILLNKDSYGTELIRVLKKQYPQYRLSDTVLYSALKFLEEEEMITGYWKKLARRGRPRRMYQIQYRGRSQAQELALLWQDYTRNGALELATPAFNLRQTVSQS; encoded by the coding sequence ATGACCTTTGATGAAATTTATCGTTTTTTTCAAGACCCACCACCGATTCACCTGAATACAGAATTAACAGTCTGTTATGTCTTGTCCATCTTGCTCAATAAAGACTCCTATGGAACTGAACTGATTCGAGTCCTAAAAAAACAGTATCCCCAATACCGCCTATCGGATACCGTCCTCTACAGCGCCCTCAAATTCTTGGAAGAGGAAGAGATGATCACCGGATATTGGAAGAAACTCGCTCGACGAGGACGGCCTCGCAGGATGTATCAGATCCAATATCGCGGACGCTCCCAAGCTCAAGAATTGGCGCTCTTGTGGCAAGACTATACCCGTAATGGGGCCCTGGAACTTGCTACTCCTGCCTTCAATCTTCGTCAAACTGTCTCCCAATCCTAG
- a CDS encoding DUF3611 family protein encodes MPENDQFYALPPAVEKFSGNLRLTAWISFWTQVVLGAIASIIFLFALIGQETRAGIQDPGRGGGAFFAICGLLVLYFSIVQAFRYTRLARQLRSPDSSVRPTKAATIQMIKFGLVCNIVGMSLSLLAAEAITGILLGKSLFQPQGLIPTGADLGRFIEPIDLFVLLGNTHTTVSHFVSIVGSLWLLNAINRPKS; translated from the coding sequence ATGCCTGAGAACGACCAATTCTATGCCCTTCCCCCCGCTGTAGAGAAATTTTCGGGGAACTTGCGTCTGACAGCTTGGATTAGCTTTTGGACTCAGGTAGTATTAGGGGCGATCGCCTCTATCATCTTTCTGTTTGCCTTAATTGGTCAAGAGACCAGGGCAGGAATTCAAGACCCCGGTCGTGGAGGAGGGGCATTTTTTGCCATTTGTGGTCTCCTCGTCCTCTATTTCAGCATTGTGCAAGCCTTTCGCTACACTCGGTTAGCACGACAATTGCGATCGCCTGATAGCAGCGTGCGTCCCACTAAAGCTGCAACCATCCAGATGATTAAATTTGGCCTGGTCTGTAATATTGTGGGCATGAGCTTATCTCTCTTGGCTGCCGAAGCGATCACGGGTATTTTACTGGGTAAATCCCTCTTTCAACCCCAGGGCTTAATTCCCACAGGAGCGGATCTAGGAAGATTTATTGAACCCATTGATTTATTTGTCTTGCTCGGCAATACTCATACAACAGTCTCTCATTTTGTCTCTATTGTGGGCAGTCTCTGGCTATTGAATGCTATCAATCGGCCTAAGTCCTAA
- a CDS encoding HEAT repeat domain-containing protein, which yields MQINDNDQSVLNDNVDLSSPLDNLGPIEGTPESAPPPDPEEILPLLESPVTQERMLAARVFCEIQDHRAIPHLIRLLGDRCPLVRVSAAYALGRNPSSEAIEPMIDQLQRDWNGYVRKGLVWSLGNNRDRRSLNPLIDSLRTDIPAVRLWAASALAQMAQVSYEAIISTIPPLIQGLRRDPIPAIRSNCAWSLGQLARELPSNVVYAGAIDGLIESFVEDEDLGVREDARSALLKVGDPRALQLIEELEQEGWF from the coding sequence ATGCAAATCAATGATAACGACCAATCTGTACTCAACGACAACGTTGACTTGAGTAGTCCCCTGGATAACCTAGGGCCCATCGAAGGTACTCCAGAGAGCGCCCCCCCTCCCGATCCAGAGGAAATTTTGCCTTTGCTAGAATCCCCAGTCACCCAAGAGCGGATGTTAGCAGCGAGGGTATTTTGTGAAATCCAAGACCATCGAGCGATTCCCCATTTAATTCGTCTATTGGGCGATCGCTGTCCTTTGGTGCGCGTCAGTGCAGCCTATGCTCTGGGCCGGAATCCCTCCTCAGAGGCGATCGAACCCATGATAGACCAACTACAGCGGGATTGGAACGGCTATGTCCGCAAGGGATTAGTCTGGTCTTTAGGCAATAATCGCGATCGCCGCAGTTTAAACCCTCTCATTGACTCCCTGCGTACTGATATTCCAGCCGTGCGTCTCTGGGCTGCTAGTGCTTTAGCCCAAATGGCCCAAGTTAGTTATGAAGCGATCATTAGCACGATTCCTCCCCTAATTCAAGGCCTGCGCCGAGACCCTATTCCCGCTATTCGCAGTAACTGTGCCTGGTCGTTAGGCCAATTAGCCCGCGAATTGCCCTCGAATGTGGTCTATGCTGGGGCGATCGATGGTCTGATTGAATCTTTTGTAGAAGATGAAGATCTAGGGGTACGCGAAGATGCGCGATCGGCTCTGCTGAAAGTCGGAGACCCCAGAGCCTTACAACTGATTGAAGAGTTAGAACAAGAAGGATGGTTTTAA
- a CDS encoding WD40 repeat domain-containing protein, producing MSESFSADCPTSHYSSFQQLHTLEGGAVYQDILWAFPFALTPDSQRLITVELHKTLKIWDFQQGLLQVFLGDRQTLSHAQFLHLSPDGKRCYILYHERPNRYEKRYYIEVKDISTGEIFNTIESKQDWIDSIVVSPDEKLLTLSNPRKGFEVWDLQAKHKLYFQPIPPSRYLRHFTLQFSLDGQLLLYNVDGKTQIYKSYSGTQLYSILWEDGGNYRPIHICADRTTAIGLDYRGFIQQWELTTGGLIQRWQLPNPEVSKASFFSSDGVVLCGVFKTGEIKIWNWKTGELLNTLYCPTYHQRGYQYYSIQTVQFTRDNQFMLTSGTDYTIRIWGNTQYQSCNPPFRYDQDMHQRRSDREQRLLENLFRGAFND from the coding sequence ATGTCAGAATCCTTTTCAGCAGATTGTCCTACCTCTCACTACTCATCATTCCAGCAGTTGCACACCCTAGAGGGGGGCGCTGTATACCAAGATATACTCTGGGCTTTTCCCTTCGCACTCACCCCTGATTCTCAACGATTAATCACCGTAGAGCTGCATAAGACGCTGAAAATTTGGGATTTCCAACAGGGATTACTTCAGGTATTTCTAGGCGATCGCCAAACATTGAGCCATGCACAATTTCTTCACTTAAGTCCTGATGGTAAGCGGTGTTACATCCTCTATCACGAGCGTCCGAATAGATATGAGAAACGATATTATATTGAAGTCAAAGATATCAGTACAGGAGAAATATTCAATACTATTGAGAGTAAACAAGACTGGATAGACTCCATTGTAGTGAGTCCAGATGAAAAACTCTTAACCCTCAGCAATCCTAGAAAAGGTTTTGAAGTTTGGGATCTACAAGCCAAGCACAAACTCTATTTTCAGCCCATTCCACCATCTCGATACTTGCGTCATTTTACCCTTCAATTTAGCCTGGATGGTCAACTCTTACTCTACAATGTGGATGGAAAAACCCAAATTTACAAGAGTTATAGTGGCACTCAACTTTACAGCATTCTCTGGGAAGACGGGGGGAACTATCGGCCGATCCATATCTGTGCAGATCGGACAACGGCTATAGGACTCGATTACCGTGGATTTATTCAACAATGGGAGCTAACGACGGGTGGTCTAATCCAACGTTGGCAATTACCCAATCCAGAGGTGTCTAAGGCAAGTTTCTTTAGTTCTGATGGTGTCGTGTTGTGTGGTGTTTTCAAAACCGGTGAAATCAAAATCTGGAACTGGAAAACGGGTGAGTTGCTCAACACCTTATACTGTCCAACCTATCACCAGCGAGGCTATCAATACTACTCGATTCAAACAGTTCAATTTACTCGCGATAACCAATTTATGCTCACCAGTGGTACAGATTACACGATCCGCATTTGGGGCAATACCCAATATCAATCCTGCAACCCCCCATTTCGGTATGACCAGGATATGCACCAAAGACGTAGCGATCGCGAACAGCGGTTACTTGAAAATCTCTTTAGAGGAGCATTTAATGATTAA
- a CDS encoding class I SAM-dependent methyltransferase produces the protein MENVKQHFESEAQEFDGIIRRLIPYYEQMLDAIVAAIPFSPSQVIRVVDLGCGTGTIAKRIKNTYPHAQITCVDIAEKMLQIAQTKLGKGEDIRYQLANFEEYEFDAVYDVAVSSLALHHLVNDSDKIKFYKQIYASLAPGGLFFNADVVLASNSRLQERYMEQWREYMLRQVSLEEIEEKWIPQHYDEDHPSPLMSQVEWLREIGFVDIDVIWKYYNFSVYGGYKPSIE, from the coding sequence ATGGAAAACGTCAAGCAACATTTTGAAAGCGAAGCTCAAGAATTTGATGGGATTATACGTCGTCTCATTCCTTACTACGAACAAATGCTTGATGCGATCGTGGCTGCAATTCCCTTTAGTCCATCTCAGGTAATTCGGGTTGTCGATCTTGGATGTGGAACAGGGACGATCGCCAAACGAATTAAAAACACTTATCCTCACGCTCAGATTACTTGTGTTGATATTGCCGAGAAAATGTTGCAAATTGCCCAAACTAAACTCGGTAAGGGTGAAGATATACGATATCAACTGGCTAATTTTGAAGAGTATGAATTTGATGCAGTTTATGATGTAGCTGTTTCTTCACTTGCCTTACATCATCTGGTTAATGATAGTGACAAAATAAAGTTTTACAAGCAAATTTATGCTTCGCTGGCTCCCGGCGGTCTTTTTTTTAATGCTGATGTGGTATTAGCTTCTAATTCGCGTCTGCAAGAGCGTTATATGGAACAATGGCGAGAGTATATGCTGCGACAAGTTTCCCTAGAGGAAATCGAGGAAAAGTGGATTCCTCAACATTATGATGAAGATCATCCCTCCCCCCTCATGAGTCAAGTAGAGTGGCTGCGAGAGATAGGTTTTGTGGACATTGATGTGATTTGGAAATACTACAATTTCTCCGTATACGGAGGGTATAAGCCTAGTATAGAGTAG
- a CDS encoding CopG family transcriptional regulator has protein sequence MNTYSLKLPDELLTEIQRLAEEKQVSLDRWLLSAITEKIEAQKRVHLLETYAKQADYSHFDQILDRVPNAEPIPGDELI, from the coding sequence ATGAATACTTATTCTCTAAAGTTACCCGATGAATTATTGACTGAAATTCAACGTTTGGCTGAAGAAAAACAAGTTTCCCTCGATCGCTGGCTCTTAAGTGCCATAACTGAGAAAATAGAAGCGCAGAAGAGAGTTCACTTGCTGGAGACTTATGCAAAACAAGCTGATTATAGCCACTTTGACCAAATCTTAGATAGAGTTCCTAACGCAGAACCCATCCCTGGGGATGAGTTGATTTGA
- the glyS gene encoding glycine--tRNA ligase subunit beta: MSTFLLEVGTEELPADFIASAIGQWRSLIAQSLANDLLTPTSIEVYGTPRRLCVLIEGLPLQQPDREAEIKGPPAKAAFKDGKPTKAAEGFAKKQGVKVEDFEIRPTEKGDFVFIRKQIPGCVVPQLLTAWVPRWISGLEGRRFMRWGDGQIRFPRPIRWLVALFDREVLPIILENGSTPIFGDRLSYGHRVLHPQPVSLEQASDYLEAMESIFIQVDPQKREEIIKAQVEACAEKLGGYARISPNLLAEVTHLVEYPTAVTGQFDDEFLELPTEVTTMEMESHQRYFPVFKSAESGELLPYFITVSNGDPAKSDLIAQGNGRVIRARLADGQFFYQADLAKPLESYVEKLETVTFQEKLGSVRDKVERIRTCVKVLAEQLQLSSEERELCDRAALLCKADLVTQMVYEFPELQGVMGEKYALCSGEPEAIATGIVEHYLPKGAGDSLPQTLVGQVVGMGDRLDTLISIFSLGMIPSGSSDPFALRRAANAIISITWEAHLPLDLHQLLVDSVASCWPNSDLLNLVPTLEDFFLQRIRTQLQEDKGIDYDLVNAILGEDDPEYASRSLADLLDLLKRALFLQEIRTSGQLDEIYATVNRSARLAVKGSLDKEQLDPVGVVKPDLFEQASEQAFYDAMVKIVPQTQRCQETRNYQDLVNALAEIAPTVSRFFDGEDSVLVMAEDENIQTNRLNLLGILRNYARVLADFGAIVN; encoded by the coding sequence ATGTCTACATTCCTCTTAGAAGTTGGTACAGAAGAACTCCCTGCTGATTTTATCGCTAGTGCTATCGGTCAGTGGCGATCGCTCATTGCCCAAAGTTTAGCAAACGACCTGCTGACACCCACCAGTATCGAGGTCTATGGGACTCCCCGTCGTCTCTGTGTCCTGATTGAGGGATTACCTCTGCAACAACCTGACCGAGAAGCAGAGATTAAAGGCCCTCCCGCTAAAGCTGCATTTAAGGACGGGAAGCCAACCAAGGCCGCAGAAGGATTTGCTAAAAAGCAAGGGGTAAAGGTAGAGGATTTCGAGATTCGACCGACGGAAAAGGGTGATTTTGTCTTTATTCGCAAACAAATTCCTGGCTGCGTAGTTCCCCAATTGTTGACTGCATGGGTTCCCCGATGGATTTCTGGATTAGAAGGAAGACGGTTTATGCGTTGGGGAGATGGTCAGATTCGCTTTCCCCGTCCCATTCGCTGGTTAGTGGCCCTGTTCGATCGGGAGGTACTGCCGATTATACTCGAAAATGGTTCAACTCCAATTTTTGGCGATCGCCTCTCCTACGGCCATCGCGTCCTCCATCCTCAACCGGTGAGTCTAGAGCAAGCATCGGACTATTTGGAGGCCATGGAGTCGATTTTTATTCAAGTTGATCCCCAAAAGCGGGAAGAAATCATTAAAGCTCAAGTTGAAGCGTGCGCGGAAAAATTAGGCGGATATGCACGAATTTCCCCGAATTTACTGGCAGAAGTGACCCATTTAGTCGAGTATCCGACCGCAGTGACGGGTCAGTTTGATGATGAATTTCTCGAACTCCCCACGGAAGTGACGACGATGGAAATGGAGTCCCATCAACGCTATTTTCCCGTATTTAAATCGGCAGAATCTGGGGAATTGTTGCCCTATTTTATTACGGTTTCTAATGGTGACCCCGCCAAGTCAGACTTGATTGCTCAGGGAAATGGGCGGGTGATTCGCGCTAGGCTGGCTGATGGTCAGTTTTTCTATCAAGCGGATTTAGCGAAACCCTTGGAAAGTTATGTCGAGAAGCTCGAAACGGTTACATTTCAGGAAAAATTAGGCTCTGTTCGAGATAAAGTGGAGCGTATTCGTACTTGCGTTAAGGTTTTGGCCGAGCAACTCCAGTTAAGCAGTGAAGAGCGGGAATTATGCGATCGCGCGGCCCTATTATGTAAAGCAGATTTAGTCACGCAAATGGTGTACGAGTTCCCCGAATTGCAGGGAGTCATGGGAGAAAAGTATGCCCTTTGCAGTGGAGAACCGGAAGCCATCGCTACGGGGATTGTGGAGCATTATCTACCCAAAGGTGCTGGGGATAGTTTACCGCAAACTCTGGTCGGTCAAGTGGTCGGAATGGGCGATCGTCTGGACACTTTAATTAGTATCTTTAGTTTAGGCATGATTCCCAGTGGCTCATCCGATCCCTTCGCCCTCAGACGCGCAGCCAATGCCATTATTAGTATTACCTGGGAGGCTCACTTACCCCTGGATCTGCATCAACTCCTCGTCGATAGTGTAGCGTCCTGCTGGCCCAATAGCGACCTTCTCAATTTAGTCCCCACCTTAGAAGACTTCTTCTTGCAACGCATCCGTACCCAACTCCAGGAAGACAAAGGCATTGATTACGATCTCGTCAATGCCATTTTAGGGGAAGATGACCCCGAATATGCCAGTCGCTCCTTAGCCGATCTGCTAGACTTGCTCAAACGCGCCCTATTTTTGCAAGAAATCCGCACATCTGGACAGTTAGACGAAATTTACGCCACCGTCAACCGTTCCGCTCGGTTAGCAGTTAAGGGAAGTTTGGACAAAGAACAACTCGATCCCGTGGGAGTCGTCAAACCCGACTTATTCGAGCAAGCGTCAGAACAAGCGTTTTACGATGCCATGGTAAAAATTGTTCCCCAAACCCAACGCTGTCAAGAAACCCGCAACTATCAAGATTTGGTCAATGCTTTAGCGGAAATTGCCCCTACCGTCAGTCGCTTTTTCGATGGCGAAGATAGTGTCCTGGTGATGGCAGAAGATGAAAATATACAAACTAATCGGTTGAATTTACTGGGAATTCTGCGGAATTATGCGCGGGTATTGGCGGATTTTGGGGCGATCGTCAATTAA
- a CDS encoding DMT family transporter: MRTQSRWVGWCWASICILLWGSAFPGVRYVVQTIHPLNFVAFRFLIASLGLAVFAMVSGKIRRPHSSDLPRLLLQGCLGVSFYHLLLSWGQTVVPAGTASILNASSPCIAAILAATILKESLPLQGWLGMALGLGGMVLIVLGKGQDLTFALSSGLILMAAFSQSFYFILQRPFFERYSPLELASYTVWLGTLPILFFVRFPDTLNVGLVVGYLGIFPGAIAYIAWTYTLAHLSTAQASSFLYLVPIIATAIGWLVLGEPLTLTVAIAGAMILMGVFWVNQSQNKVN; encoded by the coding sequence ATGAGGACTCAATCTCGCTGGGTCGGCTGGTGCTGGGCATCTATTTGTATCTTGCTTTGGGGTTCGGCTTTTCCGGGAGTTCGTTATGTGGTACAAACGATTCATCCCCTCAATTTCGTGGCGTTTAGATTTTTGATTGCTTCTTTGGGACTAGCAGTGTTTGCTATGGTTTCTGGAAAAATTCGTCGCCCCCATTCGTCCGATTTACCCCGATTATTACTTCAAGGATGTTTAGGGGTTTCTTTCTATCATTTACTCTTATCTTGGGGACAGACGGTGGTTCCCGCAGGTACGGCCAGCATTTTAAATGCTTCTAGTCCCTGTATAGCAGCGATTCTTGCCGCTACGATTCTCAAGGAATCCTTACCGCTTCAAGGGTGGTTAGGAATGGCTTTGGGGTTAGGGGGGATGGTGTTAATTGTTCTGGGGAAAGGACAAGATTTGACTTTTGCTCTATCCTCTGGGCTGATTTTAATGGCAGCGTTTTCCCAAAGCTTCTATTTTATCCTTCAGCGACCGTTTTTTGAGCGCTATTCTCCTTTAGAATTAGCCAGTTATACGGTCTGGTTGGGGACGTTGCCGATTCTGTTCTTTGTTCGATTTCCGGATACGCTAAACGTGGGTTTAGTGGTGGGTTATTTGGGAATTTTTCCAGGCGCGATCGCCTATATCGCTTGGACGTATACCTTAGCACACTTATCCACGGCCCAAGCTTCTAGCTTCCTCTATTTAGTGCCGATTATCGCTACCGCAATCGGTTGGCTGGTTTTGGGAGAACCCTTAACTCTGACTGTGGCGATCGCAGGTGCTATGATTCTGATGGGTGTATTTTGGGTTAATCAGAGCCAGAACAAGGTAAACTGA
- a CDS encoding adenylate/guanylate cyclase domain-containing protein, producing MQDHTVLPLSKDILVVDDNPNNIRFLSHILTQQGYRVRKAINGELALNAVRHSQPDLILLDIMMPDINGYELCEKIKSHPEYRAIPVIFVSALGSDLDKTRAFQVGGNDYITKPLQVTEVLSKINIQLSLLNLQELLTQEAQARQKAEENYRSIFENAIDGMFQTTPEGQFVKANLALAKLYGYDSPEDLIDTIPNINENFYVRPQRRDEFLAYMEIYDFVEEFESEVYCKNGDKIWISESVRKVKGENGDLLYFEGTVRNVTEKRKIEEELRKQRRISEKLLLNILPQYIAEKLKKNRHTIADYLPEVTVLFADLVGFTELSAKIDPTELVDLLNEIFSEFDKITQHYGLEKIKTIGDSYMVVGGLPVYQNIQEEKSIKRVANLALDMQEIIKDFNRPCVLENRLELCNGQPFQLRIGINTGPVVAGVIGVSKLQLDLWGDTVNVASRMESQGLPGKIQVTQATYDQLQDTFILEKRGSFTVKGRGRMTTYWLLSERER from the coding sequence ATGCAAGACCATACTGTTTTACCCTTGTCTAAGGATATTTTAGTCGTCGATGATAACCCGAATAATATTCGATTTTTATCCCATATCCTCACTCAACAAGGGTATCGTGTCCGCAAAGCTATTAATGGCGAATTAGCACTCAATGCTGTACGCCATTCTCAACCGGATTTAATCTTGCTTGATATTATGATGCCAGATATCAATGGTTACGAACTGTGTGAAAAGATTAAATCCCATCCAGAATATCGAGCAATTCCTGTTATTTTTGTCAGTGCATTAGGGAGCGATTTAGATAAAACCAGAGCCTTTCAAGTAGGAGGGAACGACTATATCACCAAACCGCTTCAAGTCACCGAAGTTCTCTCAAAAATCAACATTCAACTGAGCTTGCTTAACCTTCAAGAATTGCTCACACAGGAAGCTCAAGCTCGCCAAAAAGCGGAAGAAAACTATCGCAGTATTTTTGAAAATGCTATTGATGGTATGTTTCAAACCACTCCAGAGGGGCAATTTGTGAAAGCGAATTTAGCTCTCGCTAAACTCTATGGATATGATTCTCCAGAGGACTTAATTGATACAATTCCCAATATTAATGAAAATTTTTATGTCCGTCCTCAACGGCGAGATGAGTTTTTAGCCTATATGGAAATTTATGATTTTGTTGAGGAATTTGAATCAGAAGTCTATTGTAAGAACGGGGATAAAATTTGGATTTCTGAGAGTGTCCGTAAAGTCAAAGGCGAGAATGGCGATCTACTGTACTTTGAAGGAACAGTTCGCAATGTCACCGAAAAAAGGAAGATCGAAGAAGAATTAAGAAAACAAAGAAGAATATCAGAAAAATTACTTTTAAATATCCTTCCTCAATATATTGCGGAGAAGCTCAAAAAAAATCGCCATACTATTGCGGATTACTTGCCTGAAGTCACTGTTTTATTTGCCGACTTAGTTGGCTTTACAGAACTTTCGGCCAAAATAGATCCGACTGAATTAGTGGATTTATTAAATGAAATATTTTCTGAATTTGATAAAATAACCCAGCATTATGGACTAGAAAAAATAAAGACGATTGGCGATTCCTATATGGTGGTTGGAGGCTTGCCTGTTTACCAGAATATACAAGAGGAAAAATCTATTAAAAGAGTTGCAAATCTGGCTTTAGATATGCAGGAAATCATCAAAGACTTTAATCGTCCTTGTGTCCTAGAAAATCGGTTGGAACTGTGCAATGGTCAACCCTTTCAACTGCGAATTGGGATCAATACGGGGCCGGTAGTTGCTGGGGTTATCGGAGTGAGTAAATTGCAATTGGATTTGTGGGGAGATACGGTTAATGTAGCGTCTCGGATGGAATCTCAAGGTTTACCCGGTAAGATTCAAGTGACTCAAGCCACCTACGATCAATTACAAGATACATTTATTTTAGAAAAACGAGGCTCATTTACGGTGAAAGGACGAGGAAGAATGACGACTTATTGGCTATTGAGTGAGCGGGAAAGATGA